A region of Streptomyces paludis DNA encodes the following proteins:
- a CDS encoding carbohydrate ABC transporter permease, with protein MAEARSSAVPPQPDRSGPRPGRRRSRSHLGVHAVLIPASLVMVAPFVWQLITSLKTLSSATRVPPSLLPEGRWENYRQVFQLLPFGDQFLNTTLMAAGRTAGQVLLCPLAAYAFARLRFPGREVLFGLFLSVLMVPPQLFIIPQYQIMASLGWLNTLQALIVPGMFSAFGVFLLRQFFLGLPPELEEAARLDGAGPLRIYWFIMLPLARPGVIALSVLALLWSWNDLFWPLVVNTDPEQMTLSAGLSALQGQFQTDYPVLMAGSLLASLPVIAAFALLQRQFIQGIAHTGVKG; from the coding sequence ATGGCTGAGGCCCGCTCCAGCGCCGTCCCGCCACAGCCCGACCGGTCCGGGCCACGCCCCGGGCGCCGCCGGTCGCGGTCGCACCTCGGTGTGCACGCCGTGCTGATCCCCGCCTCCCTGGTGATGGTCGCGCCGTTCGTCTGGCAGCTCATCACCTCGCTGAAGACCCTCTCCAGCGCGACCCGGGTACCGCCGTCCCTGCTGCCCGAGGGCCGCTGGGAGAACTACCGCCAGGTGTTCCAACTGCTGCCGTTCGGCGACCAGTTCCTCAACACCACCCTGATGGCGGCGGGCCGTACGGCCGGGCAGGTGCTGCTCTGCCCGCTGGCCGCCTACGCCTTCGCCCGGCTGCGCTTCCCGGGCCGCGAGGTGCTGTTCGGGCTGTTCCTGTCCGTACTGATGGTGCCGCCGCAGCTGTTCATCATCCCGCAGTACCAGATCATGGCGTCGCTCGGCTGGCTCAACACCCTTCAGGCACTGATCGTGCCGGGCATGTTCAGCGCGTTCGGAGTCTTCCTGCTGCGGCAGTTCTTCCTCGGTCTGCCACCCGAACTGGAGGAGGCGGCGCGCCTCGACGGTGCCGGGCCGCTGCGGATCTACTGGTTCATCATGCTGCCCCTGGCCCGGCCCGGGGTGATCGCGCTGTCCGTTCTCGCACTGCTCTGGTCCTGGAACGATCTTTTCTGGCCACTGGTGGTCAACACCGATCCGGAGCAGATGACACTGTCGGCGGGGCTGTCCGCCCTCCAGGGGCAGTTCCAGACCGACTACCCGGTGCTGATGGCGGGCTCCCTGCTCGCGTCCCTGCCCGTGATCGCCGCCTTCGCGCTCCTCCAGCGTCAGTTCATCCAGGGGATCGCGCACACCGGCGTCAAGGGCTGA
- a CDS encoding 3-hydroxybutyryl-CoA dehydrogenase: MTDIVRVGVVGCGQMGAGIAEVAARSGLEVKVAETTGEALEIGRTRLTNSLAKAAERGKITEAERDAALGRLSFTTDLGEFADRDLVIEAVVENEQIKTEIFQVLDQVVTRPDAILASNTSSIPLVKLAVATSRPDQVIGIHFFNPAPVQQLVELIPALTTSDKTVERAQAVVEGMLGKHAIRAQDRSGFVVNALLIPYLLAAIRMYESGIASREDIDNGMELGCAHPMGPLKLADLIGLDTVASVADSMYAEYKEPLYAASPLLQRMVDAGRLGRKTGAGFYPYH, translated from the coding sequence CTGACCGATATCGTCCGCGTCGGAGTGGTGGGCTGCGGCCAGATGGGCGCAGGCATCGCGGAGGTCGCCGCCCGCAGCGGCCTGGAGGTCAAGGTCGCCGAGACCACCGGCGAGGCGCTGGAGATCGGCCGGACCCGGCTGACGAACTCCCTCGCCAAGGCCGCCGAACGCGGCAAGATCACCGAGGCGGAGCGGGACGCGGCGCTCGGCAGGCTCAGCTTCACCACGGACCTCGGGGAGTTCGCCGACCGCGATCTCGTCATCGAGGCGGTGGTCGAGAACGAGCAGATCAAGACCGAGATCTTCCAGGTGCTCGACCAGGTGGTGACCCGTCCCGACGCGATTCTCGCCTCCAACACCTCCTCGATCCCCCTGGTCAAGCTCGCCGTCGCGACCTCCCGCCCCGACCAGGTCATCGGCATCCACTTCTTCAACCCGGCCCCCGTACAGCAGCTCGTCGAACTGATCCCCGCCCTGACCACCTCGGACAAGACGGTCGAACGCGCCCAGGCCGTCGTCGAGGGCATGCTCGGCAAACACGCCATCCGCGCCCAGGACCGCTCGGGCTTCGTGGTGAACGCGCTGCTCATCCCGTATCTGCTGGCCGCGATCCGGATGTACGAGTCGGGCATCGCGAGCCGGGAGGACATCGACAACGGCATGGAACTGGGCTGCGCCCACCCGATGGGCCCGCTGAAACTCGCGGACCTGATCGGCCTGGACACGGTCGCGTCGGTCGCCGACTCCATGTACGCCGAATACAAGGAACCGCTCTACGCCGCGTCCCCCCTCCTCCAACGCATGGTCGACGCGGGCCGCCTGGGCCGCAAAACGGGCGCGGGTTTCTACCCGTACCACTGA
- a CDS encoding aminotransferase-like domain-containing protein, translated as MFSAVLSDRLTAIASAAVALFCAVMHERSSVTELANALRADLNRYSPGGKLPSSRTLVERYRVSPVTVSRALARLTAEGLVTTRPGAGAFRATARTGQPAPGDTSWQEVTLSADTAAEPVPRAVDASGVLVTLAAPPPGVIEFNGGYLHPALQPEQAMAAALARAGRRPGAWGRPPVDGLPELRDWFARGIADTCTAAEVLVTAGGQSALTTALRALAPPGAPVLVESPTYPGMLAIARAAGLRPVPVPVDADGVRPELLAAAFRASGAKVFVCQPLFQNPTGAVLSAARRPEVLRIARAAGAFVVEDDFVRRLVHEDAGPPPRPLAADDPDGVVVHVCSLTKATSPSLRVAALAARGPVLERLRAIHVVDTFFVPRPFQEAALELVGSAAWNRHLRSLSAELRSRRTAMTAALRTALPELALPYVPAGGYHLWLRLPDGADEQAVVSAALRAGVAVAPGRPYFSAEPPAAHLRLSFAAVAGAGEITEGVRRLRTACDEALGSLG; from the coding sequence GTGTTCTCGGCGGTGCTTTCCGACCGCCTGACCGCTATCGCATCAGCGGCAGTAGCGCTATTCTGTGCTGTCATGCATGAGCGTAGCAGTGTGACAGAGCTGGCGAATGCCCTGCGGGCCGACCTGAACCGCTACTCACCCGGTGGAAAGCTGCCGTCCAGCCGGACCCTGGTCGAGCGGTACCGGGTCTCCCCGGTGACCGTCTCCCGCGCCCTCGCCCGCCTCACCGCCGAAGGGCTTGTCACCACCCGGCCCGGCGCCGGCGCCTTCCGCGCGACCGCCCGGACCGGCCAGCCCGCGCCCGGCGACACCTCCTGGCAGGAGGTCACCCTCAGCGCCGACACCGCCGCCGAACCCGTCCCGCGCGCCGTCGACGCCTCCGGCGTGCTCGTCACACTCGCCGCGCCGCCGCCGGGCGTCATCGAGTTCAACGGCGGCTATCTGCACCCCGCCCTCCAGCCCGAACAGGCGATGGCCGCCGCCCTCGCCCGCGCGGGCCGGCGCCCCGGCGCCTGGGGCCGGCCGCCCGTCGACGGTCTGCCCGAGCTGCGCGACTGGTTCGCCCGGGGGATCGCCGACACCTGCACGGCCGCCGAGGTGCTCGTCACGGCGGGCGGCCAGAGCGCGCTGACCACCGCGCTGCGCGCGCTCGCCCCGCCCGGCGCGCCCGTCCTCGTCGAATCGCCCACCTACCCCGGGATGCTGGCCATCGCCCGCGCCGCCGGGCTGCGGCCCGTACCCGTACCGGTGGACGCGGACGGGGTACGGCCCGAGCTGCTCGCCGCCGCGTTCCGCGCCTCCGGCGCCAAGGTGTTCGTCTGCCAGCCGCTGTTCCAGAACCCCACCGGCGCGGTGCTCTCGGCGGCCCGCCGGCCCGAGGTGCTGCGGATCGCCCGGGCGGCCGGGGCGTTCGTCGTGGAGGACGACTTCGTACGGCGCCTGGTGCACGAGGACGCGGGCCCGCCGCCCCGGCCGCTGGCCGCCGACGACCCGGACGGCGTCGTCGTGCACGTCTGCTCGCTCACCAAGGCGACCTCCCCGAGCCTGCGGGTCGCCGCGCTCGCCGCGCGCGGGCCGGTGCTGGAGCGGCTGCGCGCCATCCATGTCGTCGACACCTTCTTCGTACCGCGCCCGTTCCAGGAAGCCGCGCTGGAGCTGGTCGGCTCGGCCGCCTGGAACCGTCATCTGCGTTCCCTGTCAGCCGAGTTGAGGTCCCGGCGGACGGCCATGACCGCGGCGCTGCGGACCGCGCTGCCCGAGCTGGCCCTGCCGTACGTCCCGGCGGGCGGCTACCACCTGTGGCTGCGGCTGCCGGACGGCGCCGACGAACAGGCCGTCGTCTCCGCCGCCCTGCGCGCGGGCGTCGCCGTGGCGCCGGGCCGGCCGTACTTCAGCGCCGAGCCGCCCGCCGCCCATCTGCGGCTGAGCTTCGCGGCGGTGGCGGGCGCCGGGGAGATCACCGAGGGCGTACGGCGGCTGCGTACGGCGTGCGACGAGGCGCTCGGTTCCCTCGGTTGA
- a CDS encoding DUF4832 domain-containing protein encodes MKRTPRRSGLLKGLALMGLLGTLLVGAPPVSAQDTQAAQAAQDAQASAGASADAVAASVTYPQTTDSFANPERGFYRHTSSCDQSDFSAATLQGYRVNDGATLVMCIFYLSEFRTSAISQTALNRLQRQFDAVRTAGLKTIVRFAYTDSADGADATKDRVVAHLDQLAPYLSANSDVIHVVQAGFVGAWGEGYYTQNFGNAGSVTTADWANRKAVVDKTLSVLPSTRMVQLRTPKYKRTMYGTTALPAAQAYSGTSLARLGHHNDCFLAGADDYGTYENPAVEYPYLAAETASLAMGGETCAVNTPRTSCPTTLSELKMFHWSYLNADYETNVINGWRTGGCLPEITRNLGYRFALQSGTFPTTASPGGPLAVNLTVRNDGYAAPFNPRGLELVLRNTATSQVYKLPLTGDPRTWAAGATTTIDRSVTLPANLPAGSYSLLLNLPDPQLPSRPEYSIRLANQGTWEAATGYNSLLQTVTVS; translated from the coding sequence ATGAAGAGAACCCCCCGTCGCTCCGGCCTCCTCAAGGGTCTAGCCCTGATGGGGCTGCTGGGCACACTGCTCGTCGGCGCCCCGCCCGTCTCGGCGCAGGACACACAGGCCGCGCAGGCCGCACAGGACGCCCAAGCCAGCGCGGGCGCGAGCGCGGACGCCGTCGCCGCGTCGGTCACGTACCCGCAGACCACCGACAGCTTCGCCAACCCCGAGCGCGGCTTCTACCGCCACACCAGCAGCTGCGACCAGAGCGACTTCAGCGCGGCCACCCTCCAGGGCTACCGCGTCAACGACGGCGCCACCCTCGTGATGTGCATCTTCTACCTCTCCGAGTTCAGGACCAGCGCCATCAGCCAGACCGCGCTCAACCGCCTCCAGCGCCAGTTCGACGCCGTACGGACCGCCGGGCTCAAGACCATCGTCCGGTTCGCCTACACGGACTCCGCTGACGGCGCCGACGCCACCAAGGACCGGGTCGTCGCCCATCTCGACCAGCTCGCGCCGTATCTGAGCGCCAACAGCGATGTCATCCACGTCGTCCAGGCGGGCTTCGTCGGCGCTTGGGGCGAGGGCTACTACACCCAGAACTTCGGCAACGCGGGCAGCGTCACCACCGCCGACTGGGCCAACCGCAAGGCCGTCGTCGACAAGACCCTCAGCGTCCTGCCCTCGACCCGCATGGTGCAGCTGCGGACTCCCAAGTACAAGCGGACGATGTACGGCACGACCGCGCTGCCCGCCGCCCAGGCGTACAGCGGCACCTCGCTCGCCCGCCTCGGCCACCACAACGACTGCTTCCTCGCCGGCGCCGACGACTACGGCACGTACGAGAACCCCGCCGTCGAGTACCCGTATCTGGCCGCCGAGACCGCCTCGCTCGCCATGGGCGGCGAGACCTGCGCCGTCAACACCCCCCGTACCAGCTGCCCGACCACGCTCTCCGAGCTGAAGATGTTCCACTGGTCGTATCTGAACGCCGACTACGAGACGAACGTCATCAACGGCTGGCGCACCGGCGGCTGTCTGCCCGAGATCACCCGGAACCTCGGCTACCGCTTCGCCCTCCAGAGCGGGACCTTCCCCACCACGGCGAGCCCGGGCGGCCCGCTCGCGGTGAACCTCACGGTCAGGAACGACGGGTACGCGGCGCCGTTCAACCCGCGCGGTCTGGAACTGGTGCTGCGCAACACCGCCACCTCGCAGGTGTACAAGCTGCCGCTGACCGGTGACCCGCGCACCTGGGCCGCCGGCGCCACGACCACGATCGACCGGAGCGTGACCCTGCCGGCGAATCTGCCCGCGGGCAGCTACAGCCTGCTGCTGAACCTCCCGGACCCGCAGCTGCCGTCGCGGCCCGAGTACTCCATCAGGCTGGCCAACCAGGGCACTTGGGAGGCGGCCACGGGCTACAACAGCCTCCTCCAGACGGTCACCGTGAGCTGA
- a CDS encoding glycoside hydrolase family 10 protein produces MEHGTSRGTHRGAGPLGRREFVGAGAAMVAALLTAGDSAFAAGAGAEAAPGAPGVPRPALRGMWIATVTNRDWPSKPGLTAAAQRSELIRHLDTAVKRGLNAVVLQVRPTADALWPSPYEPWAQYLSGTQGQDPGWDPLGTAVREAHARGLELHAWFNPYRVANHTDPTRLIATHPARLHPEWIVPYGGKLYYNPGLPEVRRFVQDAMLDAVERYEVDAVHWDDYFYPYPVAGETFDDADAYRRHGAGSASKAAWRRGNIDLLVRETGARIKEIKPDVRFGISPFGVWRNATTDPLGSDTRGGVQTYDDLYADTRAWVRNGWIDYIVPQLYWHIGYTACDYAKLLRWWDATVRGTGVDLYIGEALYKAGDQAQPAAWQDPAELSRHLTLAREYAGVRGHCFFSAKEVGADPIGAMTRVVADHYGKRARPGV; encoded by the coding sequence ATGGAACACGGTACGAGCCGGGGCACACATCGGGGCGCGGGCCCCCTGGGCAGAAGGGAGTTCGTCGGGGCCGGGGCCGCGATGGTCGCCGCGCTGCTCACCGCCGGGGACTCGGCCTTCGCGGCGGGAGCGGGGGCGGAAGCAGCCCCCGGCGCGCCGGGCGTCCCCCGGCCCGCGCTGCGCGGCATGTGGATCGCCACCGTCACCAACCGCGACTGGCCCTCCAAGCCCGGGCTGACGGCCGCCGCCCAGCGCAGTGAGCTGATCCGGCATCTGGACACCGCCGTCAAGCGCGGTCTCAACGCCGTCGTCCTCCAGGTCCGGCCGACCGCCGACGCCCTGTGGCCCTCGCCGTACGAGCCGTGGGCGCAGTACCTCTCCGGCACCCAGGGCCAGGACCCCGGCTGGGACCCGCTGGGCACGGCCGTACGGGAGGCGCACGCGCGCGGGCTCGAACTGCACGCCTGGTTCAACCCGTACCGCGTCGCCAACCACACCGACCCCACCCGGCTGATCGCGACCCACCCGGCGCGGCTCCACCCGGAGTGGATCGTCCCGTACGGCGGGAAGCTCTACTACAACCCGGGTCTGCCCGAGGTCAGGAGGTTCGTCCAGGACGCGATGCTCGACGCCGTCGAGCGCTACGAGGTCGACGCCGTCCACTGGGACGACTACTTCTATCCGTACCCGGTCGCCGGTGAGACCTTCGACGACGCCGACGCGTACCGCCGCCACGGCGCGGGCTCCGCCTCCAAGGCCGCCTGGCGGCGGGGCAACATCGATCTGCTGGTACGGGAGACGGGCGCGCGGATCAAGGAGATCAAGCCGGACGTACGCTTCGGCATCAGCCCGTTCGGCGTCTGGCGCAACGCCACCACCGACCCGCTCGGCTCGGACACCCGGGGCGGCGTCCAGACGTACGACGATCTGTACGCCGACACCCGCGCCTGGGTCAGGAACGGGTGGATCGACTACATCGTCCCGCAGCTCTACTGGCACATCGGCTACACCGCCTGCGACTACGCGAAGCTGCTGCGCTGGTGGGACGCGACCGTACGGGGCACGGGCGTCGACCTCTACATCGGTGAGGCTCTCTACAAGGCGGGCGACCAGGCCCAGCCCGCCGCCTGGCAGGACCCGGCCGAGCTGTCCCGGCATCTCACCCTCGCCCGGGAGTACGCGGGGGTACGCGGCCACTGCTTCTTCTCTGCGAAGGAGGTCGGCGCCGATCCGATCGGCGCCATGACCCGGGTGGTGGCGGACCACTACGGGAAGCGGGCGCGGCCGGGGGTCTGA
- a CDS encoding DMT family transporter — MTAQNSATAADAIAVRRSESTAENTADGGGFSLGTLLAALGVVAFSLTFPSTVWGLESFGPWSLVALRGTLAALIAGGFLLALRVPLPHRRHLGGLAVVAGGVVVGFPLLTTLALETSTTSHAAVVVGLLPLTTAALAAVRTGRRPSRTFWIAAGAGAAVVLAFAVQQSGGALSAGDLYLFGALLVCAAGYTEGGRLAREMPGWHVVGWALIGCLPLSLAGAAVALSFEPVRLTAHGVIGLVWVAAGSTFFGLYVWYRGMAAIGIPRASQLQLAQPVLTLVWSVLLLGEHLTPAAPLAAVAVLVCIAVTQRSAA; from the coding sequence ATGACAGCACAGAATAGCGCTACTGCCGCTGATGCGATAGCGGTCAGGCGGTCGGAAAGCACCGCCGAGAACACAGCCGACGGTGGGGGCTTCTCCCTCGGCACCCTGCTCGCCGCGCTCGGTGTCGTCGCCTTCTCCCTCACCTTCCCGTCCACCGTGTGGGGCCTGGAGAGCTTCGGCCCCTGGTCCCTCGTCGCGCTCCGCGGCACGCTCGCCGCGCTGATCGCGGGCGGCTTCCTGCTGGCCCTGCGCGTGCCGCTCCCCCACCGCCGTCATCTGGGCGGGCTGGCCGTGGTCGCCGGGGGCGTCGTGGTGGGGTTCCCGCTGCTGACCACACTGGCGCTGGAGACGTCCACCACCTCGCACGCGGCGGTGGTGGTCGGGCTGCTGCCGCTCACCACGGCCGCGTTGGCCGCCGTCCGTACCGGCCGCCGTCCCTCGCGTACGTTCTGGATCGCGGCGGGCGCCGGCGCGGCCGTGGTGCTCGCCTTCGCCGTCCAGCAGAGCGGCGGCGCCCTGTCCGCCGGCGATCTGTACCTCTTCGGCGCGCTGCTGGTCTGCGCGGCCGGCTATACGGAGGGCGGCAGGCTGGCCCGGGAGATGCCGGGCTGGCACGTGGTCGGCTGGGCGCTGATCGGCTGTCTGCCGCTCTCGCTGGCGGGCGCGGCGGTGGCGCTCTCCTTCGAGCCGGTGCGGCTGACGGCGCACGGGGTGATCGGGCTGGTGTGGGTGGCCGCGGGCTCGACGTTCTTCGGGCTCTACGTCTGGTACCGGGGCATGGCGGCGATCGGGATCCCGCGGGCCAGCCAGCTCCAGCTGGCCCAGCCGGTGCTGACGCTGGTCTGGTCGGTGCTCCTGCTGGGCGAACACCTCACACCGGCGGCGCCGCTGGCGGCCGTGGCGGTGCTGGTCTGTATCGCGGTGACCCAGCGGTCGGCGGCATGA
- a CDS encoding histidine phosphatase family protein translates to MTVRLTLVAAARGSDPYDERFEDDRPLDRDGWYATRLVAHALLPLCAADLRYCSPTPRSRATGEALGFAPLIQPALRDCDMGRWRGHTLAEVAAREPAAVDAWIADPRAAPYGGEPLLAFITRIGGWLDTRPADGIVAIAAVAEPAVVRAALLYAMKAPPRMYWYVDVRPLSTVTLTGTPGRWSLRLDAAA, encoded by the coding sequence ATGACTGTTCGGCTCACCCTGGTCGCCGCCGCGCGCGGGTCGGACCCGTACGACGAGCGCTTCGAGGACGACCGTCCGCTGGACCGGGACGGCTGGTACGCGACGCGGCTCGTCGCGCACGCCCTGCTCCCGCTCTGTGCCGCCGATCTCCGCTACTGCTCGCCGACCCCGCGCAGCCGGGCCACGGGGGAGGCCCTCGGCTTCGCGCCGCTGATCCAGCCGGCCCTGCGCGACTGCGACATGGGCCGCTGGCGCGGGCACACCCTGGCGGAGGTGGCGGCCCGCGAGCCGGCCGCCGTGGACGCCTGGATCGCGGACCCGCGCGCCGCGCCGTACGGCGGTGAACCCCTGCTGGCCTTCATCACCCGGATAGGGGGCTGGCTCGACACCCGGCCCGCCGACGGCATCGTCGCCATCGCGGCCGTCGCCGAGCCCGCGGTCGTCCGGGCGGCCCTGCTCTACGCGATGAAGGCGCCACCCCGTATGTACTGGTACGTGGATGTCCGGCCCCTCTCGACCGTCACCCTGACGGGTACGCCGGGCCGCTGGAGCCTGCGGCTGGACGCGGCGGCCTGA